In Mercurialis annua linkage group LG5, ddMerAnnu1.2, whole genome shotgun sequence, a single genomic region encodes these proteins:
- the LOC126681719 gene encoding uncharacterized protein LOC126681719: MTPINLSFTPSTTPTPRPTTEIQKPTPAQIQEYIEFHTRQVAFLQQVQQAHAQPTTVAMSQGNITTPPYIPTAPPHPQEFYQGQTTPEETNHEKNPREQNPKEGQGILAGHKAPEGPKKKPKRVEIEESVHSSGAESPKKKKLEQEITERVRTEMEKFRRKEPRNTSFLNIGNPLSTEIREENFLLNYKTPQLDDYNGTGDPVTNLSCFQVVMMVQSLSEAAVCKLFPTTLNGPAAIWYQSLKEGSIRSFDELAKAFRTHFAPSIQRKKKSSDLKFCYQKPGESLQSYIARFNAEAVEVGNLNDDTVIDAMKDNTTMMAFRDNLITNPVQTYS, from the coding sequence ATGACCCCCATCAACCTTTCGTTCACTCCAAGCACCACCCCGACTCCCAGACCTACCACAGAAATTCAAAAGCCCACGCCAGCGCAAATCCAAGAATACATCGAATTTCACACTCGGCAAGTGGCCTTCCTTCAACAAGTACAACAAGCCCATGCTCAGCCAACGACCGTAGCCATGTCCCAAGGCAACATTACCACCCCACCATACATACCGACCGCACCACCCCATCCACAAGAATTTTACCAAGGTCAGACAACACCCGAGGAAACAAACCACGAGAAGAATCCACGTGAACAAAACCCAAAGGAAGGACAAGGAATACTAGCCGGACACAAAGCCCCGGAAGGACCGAAGAAAAAGCCCAAACGAGTCGAAATCGAGGAAAGCGTGCACAGCTCGGGAGCCGAGTCACCAAAGAAAAAGAAGCTGGAGCAAGAAATTACCGAAAGGGTTAGAACCGAAATGGAAAAATTCAGGAGAAAAGAGCCGAGAAACACAAGCTTCTTAAACATCGGAAACCCGCTGTCTACCGAGATACGGGAGGAAAATTTCCTTTTAAACTACAAAACACCGCAGTTAGACGACTACAATGGAACAGGGGATCCGGTCACAAACTTGAGCTGTTTCCAAGTAGTCATGATGGTACAAAGTTTGTCTGAAGCCGCCGTCTGCAAGCTTTTTCCAACAACCCTAAATGGACCGGCGGCAATCTGGTATCAAAGTCTGAAAGAAGGTTCTATTCGTAGTTTTGACGAGCTAGCAAAAGCTTTCCGAACTCATTTTGCACCGAGCATACAACGAAAGAAAAAGTCCAGCGACCTAAAATTCTGCTACCAGAAACCGGGAGAAAGTTTACAGAGCTACATTGCCAGATTCAATGCCGAGGCTGTCGAAGTAGGAAACTTGAACGACGATACCGTGATAGATGCAATGAAGGACAACACGACGATGATGGCCTTCAGGGATAACCTGATAACGAATCCGGTGCAAACTTATTCCTAG